A stretch of Gemmatimonas aurantiaca T-27 DNA encodes these proteins:
- a CDS encoding carboxypeptidase-like regulatory domain-containing protein, with product MRTILRASLLVCGVLLGVVGLPRVAHAQTLTGVVISADGGTPITAAVLVVLDAQQKERARVALSSTGRFVLSVPSGVYRLRVLRVGYAPFDGGEVRVDGTTPPTTVQWRGTPVALPQVLVRERQQCDLTKAQGATLAVVWEQISAALGVTDASTDAPTATTRQFDRYGFVRRLDAEGRLVRGITQQRTRGVSLTSYRAWDPDSLAMQGYLREDATGSTFYGPTASTLVSPAFLRTHCFELIDRPDGNRERLIVRFEPATPRERVVDIAGSFWVDRRTARLDSVQFRYTGLPAFVTPEQARGSVQFAQLPDGSWFVSQWTLRMPRIGDRARRSSDNLRRTTFALEERAVTEMQEEGGVVLAVEAGQVQHYRAALPTLRVQFERPAPWMAAASVRVRGTDIAAPIDSLGRVMFSVPQGRYDLTLHWPFAAAGDTAAWNLASGIATRHDTMADSVRTPTGDALLRHLCGAEPQRMRQAAIWGTVTDSLGKPLVGATVKAKWVDAVRLPSTASGDRLSASAHELQSITTTGGHFLVCGVPRTQFVVEASAGDPGAPLMGHTSAYLTDASRFELVNTLVAKPVAPGK from the coding sequence ATGCGTACAATCTTGCGGGCCTCTCTGCTTGTCTGCGGTGTGTTGCTGGGTGTGGTAGGACTTCCGCGTGTCGCACACGCGCAGACATTGACGGGCGTGGTGATCAGCGCGGATGGTGGCACCCCGATCACTGCCGCGGTTCTGGTGGTACTCGACGCGCAACAGAAAGAGCGCGCACGTGTGGCCCTGTCATCGACGGGACGGTTTGTGCTGTCGGTGCCATCGGGTGTCTATCGATTGCGAGTGCTGCGCGTGGGCTACGCGCCATTCGATGGCGGCGAAGTGCGCGTCGACGGCACCACGCCACCAACGACCGTGCAATGGCGTGGCACACCCGTCGCGTTGCCGCAGGTGTTGGTGCGGGAGCGCCAACAGTGTGATCTGACCAAGGCGCAGGGCGCCACGTTGGCGGTGGTGTGGGAGCAGATCAGTGCAGCGCTCGGCGTGACCGATGCGAGCACCGATGCGCCCACGGCGACGACGCGGCAGTTCGATCGATATGGATTTGTGCGTCGCCTCGACGCGGAAGGCCGGCTCGTTCGCGGCATCACGCAACAGCGCACCCGTGGCGTGTCGCTCACCAGCTACCGGGCCTGGGATCCCGACAGTCTGGCCATGCAGGGCTATCTGCGTGAAGACGCCACCGGCAGCACGTTCTATGGACCCACGGCCAGCACGTTGGTGTCACCGGCGTTCTTGCGCACACATTGTTTTGAATTGATCGACCGACCGGATGGCAATCGCGAACGATTGATCGTGCGATTCGAGCCGGCAACGCCACGTGAGCGTGTCGTCGATATCGCCGGGAGCTTCTGGGTCGATCGTCGCACCGCCCGCTTGGACAGCGTGCAGTTTCGTTATACCGGACTGCCTGCGTTTGTCACGCCCGAGCAGGCGCGAGGCAGTGTGCAGTTCGCGCAACTGCCGGACGGGAGCTGGTTCGTGTCACAGTGGACGTTGCGCATGCCTCGGATCGGCGACCGCGCACGACGCAGCAGCGACAATCTGCGTCGCACGACGTTCGCGCTTGAAGAGCGGGCGGTCACTGAGATGCAGGAGGAGGGTGGGGTGGTACTCGCCGTGGAGGCCGGCCAGGTCCAGCACTATCGGGCCGCATTGCCAACGCTCCGTGTGCAGTTCGAACGACCGGCACCATGGATGGCGGCGGCAAGCGTCCGCGTGAGAGGGACAGACATCGCTGCGCCGATCGACAGTCTCGGGCGCGTCATGTTCTCCGTGCCGCAGGGCCGCTACGACCTCACGCTGCATTGGCCATTTGCCGCCGCCGGGGATACCGCTGCCTGGAACCTCGCCAGCGGCATCGCCACCCGGCACGACACCATGGCCGATAGTGTCCGCACGCCCACCGGCGACGCATTGCTCCGGCATCTCTGTGGCGCCGAGCCGCAACGAATGCGGCAGGCCGCGATCTGGGGCACGGTGACGGACTCCCTTGGCAAACCCCTCGTCGGGGCGACCGTCAAGGCAAAGTGGGTCGACGCCGTGCGATTGCCATCGACCGCATCGGGTGACCGTCTTTCTGCGTCGGCGCACGAACTGCAGTCGATCACCACGACCGGCGGCCATTTTCTGGTCTGTGGCGTGCCGCGCACCCAGTTCGTGGTGGAAGCGAGTGCCGGCGACCCGGGCGCCCCTCTGATGGGCCATACATCCGCCTATCTCACGGACGCCAGCCGCTTCGAACTGGTGAACACCCTCGTCGCCAAGCCCGTGGCGCCCGGAAAATGA
- the ftsZ gene encoding cell division protein FtsZ, which translates to MTFEFEESASQNARMKVVGVGGGGGNAVNRMIEEHLEGVEFISVNTDAQALMNSKADVKIQIGKKLTRGLGAGARPEIGRQAIEENREDTKRVLGNADLVFVTCGMGGGTGTGAAPVVCQLAREAGALTVGIVTRPFLFEGRKRMRQAEEGINEMRKNVDTMIIVPNERLLAVVGKGIPFHEALKKADEVLLHATQGISVLISETGMVNVDFADVRTVMQNGGSALMGTGIGRGENRASEAAQQAIASPLLDNVSISGATGVLVNITGGEDLTLGEVHQINDIVHDAVGDDAEIIFGAVHEPAMMGEIRVTVIATGFDRYVQGGHTAGHTSSQGGFAPSAGVTPAAFSQAAAAPKAPSVLPFPSRERPAVRPPAPPARPAWEGAAPRPPRVQPPASSSSAELDDMEIPTFIRRQMD; encoded by the coding sequence ATGACCTTCGAGTTCGAAGAGAGCGCTTCCCAGAACGCCCGCATGAAAGTGGTGGGCGTGGGTGGCGGCGGCGGCAACGCCGTGAACCGCATGATCGAGGAACACCTCGAGGGTGTCGAGTTCATCTCGGTGAACACCGACGCGCAGGCGCTCATGAACTCCAAGGCCGACGTCAAGATCCAGATCGGCAAGAAGCTGACGCGCGGGCTCGGCGCCGGTGCTCGCCCCGAGATCGGACGCCAGGCCATCGAAGAGAATCGCGAAGATACCAAGCGCGTGCTCGGCAACGCCGACCTCGTGTTCGTCACCTGCGGTATGGGCGGCGGCACGGGTACTGGTGCGGCGCCAGTGGTGTGCCAGTTGGCGCGTGAGGCCGGTGCGCTCACCGTGGGTATCGTCACCCGCCCGTTCCTCTTCGAAGGGCGCAAGCGGATGCGTCAGGCCGAAGAGGGCATCAACGAGATGCGCAAGAACGTCGACACGATGATCATCGTGCCGAACGAGCGCCTGCTCGCCGTCGTGGGCAAGGGCATCCCCTTCCACGAAGCCCTCAAGAAGGCCGACGAAGTGCTGCTGCATGCCACGCAGGGCATCTCGGTGCTGATCAGCGAAACCGGCATGGTGAATGTCGACTTTGCCGACGTGCGCACGGTCATGCAGAACGGCGGTTCGGCGCTCATGGGCACCGGCATCGGTCGCGGCGAAAACCGGGCCAGTGAAGCCGCCCAGCAGGCCATCGCCTCGCCGCTGCTCGACAACGTGTCCATCTCCGGAGCCACCGGCGTGCTGGTCAACATCACCGGCGGCGAAGACCTCACGTTGGGCGAAGTGCACCAGATCAATGACATCGTGCACGACGCGGTGGGCGATGACGCCGAAATCATCTTCGGCGCCGTCCACGAGCCGGCCATGATGGGGGAGATCCGGGTCACGGTCATTGCGACCGGATTCGATCGGTACGTGCAGGGAGGTCACACCGCGGGCCACACCTCGTCCCAAGGTGGTTTTGCCCCTTCCGCTGGTGTAACGCCGGCTGCATTTTCCCAAGCTGCGGCTGCTCCCAAGGCGCCGTCGGTGCTCCCGTTTCCGTCCCGCGAACGTCCTGCGGTCCGGCCCCCGGCGCCACCGGCGAGGCCAGCGTGGGAGGGGGCAGCTCCGCGTCCTCCCCGCGTCCAACCGCCGGCCTCGTCGTCGAGTGCTGAACTCGACGACATGGAAATTCCGACGTTCATACGGAGACAGATGGATTGA